A portion of the Glycine max cultivar Williams 82 chromosome 10, Glycine_max_v4.0, whole genome shotgun sequence genome contains these proteins:
- the LOC100814115 gene encoding protein WHAT'S THIS FACTOR 1 homolog, chloroplastic, with the protein MGVVEGRGLEMRQWLFLRRFSLWSMKKEPDLESALSRNRRWIVNNQIKNIILRYPNNEIPIHTLQNKFKTLDLQGKALNWLSKYPCCFQIHDNRCRLTKRMMNLVAEEQSLLDSLEPLFARILAKLLMLSLTKRLTVLKINEFKRSFGFPDDYILRIVPKYPNLFRIVNESGRRSSMAVELLHWDPDLAVSTIEASAKKLGTPPRFSCSLPSSWVKSWERFHEFESIPYFSPYSESRGLVEGSKEMEKRNVGLVHELLSLTLWKKFSIVKLGHFRREFVLPDKLNVLLLKHPGIFYVSNKYQIYTVLLREAYVGSQLVDKDPLVIVKDKFGELMQEGLHEYNQRRCQLNVEKRRKKGVPLVSVDDGARGRRRSRQVVDDDDDGGGGGDGKVGRLFDPEERKRFYRVLFDDDAS; encoded by the coding sequence ATGGGGGTTGTAGAAGGAAGGGGGTTGGAAATGAGACAATGGCTTTTCCTCCGAAGATTCTCTCTGTGGTCGATGAAGAAGGAACCTGACTTAGAATCCGCACTCTCACGCAATCGCCGTTGGATAGTCAACAACCAAATCAAGAACATCATCCTCCGCTACCCCAACAACGAAATCCCCATCCATACCCTCCAGAACAAGTTCAAAACCCTAGATCTCCAAGGCAAAGCCCTTAACTGGCTCTCCAAGTACCCTTGCTGCTTCCAAATCCACGACAACCGCTGCCGCCTCACCAAGCGCATGATGAACCTCGTCGCAGAGGAACAGTCCCTCCTCGATTCCCTAGAGCCCCTCTTCGCTCGCATCTTAGCTAAACTCCTCATGCTATCCCTCACCAAGAGACTCACCGTCCTCAAAATCAACGAATTCAAACGTAGTTTCGGCTTCCCCGACGATTACATCCTCAGAATCGTCCCCAAATACCCTAATTTGTTCCGAATCGTCAACGAAAGCGGCAGGAGAAGCTCCATGGCCGTTGAGCTGCTGCATTGGGATCCCGACCTCGCCGTCTCCACCATCGAAGCATCGGCGAAGAAGCTCGGCACTCCGCCGCGGTTTTCGTGCTCTTTGCCGTCCAGTTGGGTGAAATCATGGGAGAGGTTTCACGAATTTGAGTCAATTCCGTACTTTTCGCCCTATTCGGAATCGAGAGGGTTGGTGGAGGGATCTAAGGAGATGGAGAAGAGGAATGTTGGTTTGGTGCATGAGTTGTTGTCATTGACTCTTTGGAAGAAGTTTTCAATTGTTAAGTTGGGACATTTTAGGAGGGAGTTTGTTTTGCCTGATAAATTGAATGTGTTGCTGCTCAAGCACCCTGGGATTTTCTATGTTTCAAATAAGTATCAGATTTACACTGTGCTTCTTAGAGAGGCCTATGTTGGGTCTCAGCTTGTGGATAAGGATCCTTTGGTGATTGTGAAGGACAAGTTTGGGGAGTTGATGCAGGAGGGGCTTCACGAGTACAATCAGCGGCGGTGCCAACTTAATGTTGAAAAGAGGAGGAAGAAAGGGGTTCCTTTGGTTAGTGTGGATGATGGTGCAAGGGGTAGAAGGAGAAGTCGCcaagttgttgatgatgatgatgatggtggtggtggtggagatgGTAAGGTGGGTAGGTTGTTTGACCCTGAAGAAAGAAAACGGTTTTACAGAGTTCTTTTTGACGATGATGCTTCTTGA
- the LOC100814640 gene encoding eukaryotic translation initiation factor 5B isoform X2: MGKKKPTARDEENASQQGGGGKSKKKAVVIDDDEYSVGTELSEEQAPASEEKPAAAGKKKGKKGNAKAKNNDDDVDEDEDVSGIVFAGKKKGKNKKGGGSSAFTASGFDLLGDEEDDDEEKSGLTGEVDGEEEDEPVVSFTGKKKSSKKGGGSLFSASAFDDGEEEEDETVISFSGKKKSSRGSKNSASAFDAIDDDADGKVVDDKNDDVDDDDEPVISFTGKKKSSKGGKKGGSVFSAAVLGEIDDDEENKDDGGGDDDDDIGPITFSGKKRKSSKKAANSVSKGASVEEGDDKDEDDVSLVAFSGKKKSSKKKGSSAAAKASDENVDVVEPEAPSVGSTDAGNSNVNKSEEVAGNSKNKKKNKKKSGRTAQEEEDLDKLLAELGETPPVPKPTTLPQDDKVQPIPEVVPVADASGQKEGEEETVETAAAKKKKKKKEKEKEKKAAAAASAVGTAPENGTAEDKAEVIEPKKNDSKAKKAADKKVPKHVREMQEALARRQEAEERKKREEEERLRKEEEERRKQEELERQAEEARRRKKEREKEKLQKKKQEGKLLTGKQKEEARRLEAMRRQILNNTGGMTLPGGDSGAPPKKPIYQTKKVKPNNRNQNGAAAAAPAQTAETVEAKETDADLASEEPEKIEEVESVQVDDKVELLVADEDDGAEDDDEDEWDAKSWDDVNLNNKGAFADEEVDSEPKPIVKEIKNAVPAQNAGATKPVVEEIENGKQAKPHLNREPRKSAVPPKPSDENLRSPICCIMGHVDTGKTKLLDCIRGTNVQEGEAGGITQQIGATYFPAENIRERTKELKADAKLKVPGLLVIDTPGHESFTNLRSRGSGLCDIAILVVDIMHGLEQQTIESLNLLKMRNTEFIVALNKVDRLYGWKTCRNAPIVKAMKQQTKDVQNEFNMRLTQIITEFKEQGLNTELYYKNKEMGETFSIVPTSAISGEGIPDLLLLLIQWTQKTMVEKLTYSEEVQCTVLEVKVVEGHGTTIDVVLVNGVLHEGEQIVVCGMQGPIVTTIRALLTPHPMKELRVKGTYLHHKEIKAAMGIKITAQGLEHAIAGTGLYVVKPDDDLEDVKESAMEDMRSVMSRIDRTGEGVCVQASTLGSLEALLEFLKTPEVSIPVSGISIGPVHKKDVMKASVMLEKKREYAAILAFDVKVTPEARELADELGVKIFIADIIYHLFDQFKAYIDNIKEEKKREAADEAVFPCVMSILPNCIFNKKDPIVLGVDILEGILKIGTPICIPSREFIDIGRIASIENNHKPVDYAKKGQKVAIKIVGSNSEEQQKMFGRHFEIDDELVSHISRRSIDILKTNYRDELNMEEWRLVVKLKNLFKIQ, encoded by the exons ATGGGGAAGAAGAAGCCGACGGCGAGGGACGAAGAGAACGCGTCGCAGCAAGGCGGCGGCGGGAAATCGAAGAAGAAGGCGGTTGTCATCGACGACGATGAGTACTCCGTCGGAACTGAGCTCTCCGAGGAGCAGGCACCGGCGTCAGAGGAGAAACCCGCCGCGGCGGGAAAGAAGAAAGGTAAGAAAGGTAATGCTAAAGCTAAgaacaatgatgatgatgttgatgaGGATGAGGATGTTTCTGGAATTGTGTTTGCTGGGAAGAAGAAGGGGAAGAATAAGAAAGGTGGTGGGAGCAGTGCGTTCACTGCTTCTGGCTTTGATTTGCTTGGTGAcgaggaagatgatgatgaagagaAATCTGGGTTGACCGGTGAGGTTGATGGTGAGGAAGAGGATGAACCTGTGGTTAGTTTTACGGGGAAGAAGAAGTCATCCAAGAAAGGAGGTGGTAGTTTGTTCAGTGCATCTGCTTTTGATGATGGtgaggaggaggaggatgagACAGTGATTAGTTTTTCTGGCAAGAAGAAGTCCTCTAGAGGTTCGAAGAACTCTGCCTCGGCTTTTGATGCTATTGATGATGATGCGGATGGTAAGGTGGTGGATGATAAGAATGacgatgttgatgatgatgatgagccTGTTATTTCTTTCACTGGGAAGAAGAAGTCTTCCAAAGGGGGTAAGAAGGGTGGTTCTGTGTTTTCGGCTGCTGTTCTCGGTGAGATTGATGACGATGAGGAGAATAaggatgatggtggtggtgatgatgatgatgatattggACCGATCACTTTCTCTGGTAAGAAAAGGAAATCTTCCAAAAAGGCTGCTAATTCCGTTAGCAAAGGTGCTTCTGTTGAGGAAGGTGATGACAAGGATGAGGATGATGTTTCTTTAGTTGCATTTTCAGGTAAAAAGAAGTCTTCTAAAAAGAAGGGCAGTAGTGCTGCTGCCAAAGCGAGTGATGAAAATGTGGATGTAGTGGAGCCTGAGGCACCCAGTGTTGGTAGTACTGATGCTGGCAACAGCAATGTAAATAAGAGTGAAGAGGTCGCtggaaattctaaaaataaaaagaagaataagaagaagagtgGAAGAACTGCTCAAGAGGAGGAAGATTTGGACAAACTTCTTGCAGAGCTTGGTGAGACCCCTCCTGTACCCAAACCCACAACTCTACCCCAGGATGATAAAGTTCAGCCTATTCCTGAAGTAGTACCTGTTGCTGATGCTTCCGGGCAAAAGGAAGGTGAAGAGGAGACTGTAGAGACAGCTGctgcaaagaagaagaagaagaaaaaggaaaaggaaaaggagaagaagGCAGCTGCGGCAGCATCAGCCGTAGGAACTGCACCAGAAAATGGAACAGCAGAAGATAAAGCTGAGGTAATTGAACCGAAGAAGAATGATTCAAAGGCTAAAAAAGCGGCTGATAAGAAAGTGCCAAAGCATGTTAGGGAGATGCAAGAGGCACTAGCTCGAAGACAAGAGGctgaagaaaggaagaaaagagaagaggaGGAAAGGTTAAGGAAGGAGGAAGAGGAGCGTCGTAAGCAAGAGGAACTTGAGAGGCAAGCAGAAGAGGCTAGACGCAGaaagaaggaaagagaaaaggagaaactCCAGAAAAAAAAGCAAGAAGGTAAACTGTTAACTGGTAAGCAGAAGGAAGAAGCCCGCCGTCTGGAGGCAATGAGGAGGCAGATTCTCAATAACACAGGGGGCATGACTCTCCCTGGTGGGGACTCTGGTGCTCCACCCAAAAAACCCATATATCAAACGAAGAAGGTAAAACCAAATAATCGTAATCAGAAtggtgctgctgctgctgctccTGCTCAGACTGCTGAAACTGTTGAAGCAAAGGAGACTGATGCTGACCTTGCTTCAGAGGAACCAGAAAAGATTGAAGAAGTGGAGTCGGTCCAGGTGGATGACAAAGTTGAACTTCTTGtagctgatgaagatgatggGGCGGAAGATGATGACGAGGATGAATGGGATGCAAAAAGCTGGGATGATGTTAATCTGAATAACAAAGGTGCATTTGCTGATGAAGAGGTTGACTCAGAGCCTAAACCTATCGTCAAGGAGATTAAAAATGCTGTACCTGCTCAGAATGCTG GTGCTACTAAGCCTGTGGTtgaagaaattgaaaatggaaagcAGGCTAAGCCTCACTTGAATAGGGAACCAAGAAAGTCTGCTGTGCCTCCTAAGCCTAGTGATGAGAACCTCCGATCCCCAATTTGCTGTATCATGGGGCATGTCGATACTGGCAAAACCAAGCTGCTGGATTGTATTCGAGGTACTAATGTTCAGGAAGGTGAGGCTGGCGGCATCACACAACAGATTGGTGCTACATACTTCCCTGCTGAGAACATACGTGAAAGAACAAAGGAACTGAAAGCTGATGCAAAGCTGAAAGTTCCCGGTCTACTGGTTATTGATACCCCAGGGCATGAGTCATTTACTAACTTGAGGTCTCGGGGTTCAGGTCTATGTGATATTGCAATTTTGGTTGTTGACATTATGCATGGGTTAGAGCAACAAACAATAGAATCACTAAATCTATTAAAAATGAGGAATACAGAATTCATTGTTGCCTTGAATAAG GTTGACAGGCTTTATGGGTGGAAAACATGTCGCAATGCTCCAATTGTTAAAGCAATGAAGCAGCAGACTAAGGATGTCCAAAATGAGTTTAATATGAGGCTCACTCAG ATTATTACTGAATTCAAAGAACAAGGGCTGAATACCGAGTTGtattataaaaacaaagaaatgggAGAAACATTCAGCATTGTGCCTACAAGTGCAATAAG TGGTGAAGGAATTCCCgatttgttattactattgattcAATGGACCCAAAAAACAATGGTTGAGAAACTTACATACAGTGAAGAAGTGCAG TGCACTGTTTTAGAGGTGAAGGTAGTTGAAGGCCATGGAACTACTATTGATGTTGTTTTAGTTAATGGTGTTCTTCATGAAGGAGAACAAATAGTTGTCTGCGGAATGCAG GGTCCAATTGTTACCACAATTCGAGCTTTATTGACACCTCATCCGATGAAGGAACTTCGTGTCAAG GGAACATATCTTCATCACAAAGAAATCAAAGCTGCAATGGGTATAAAAATCACTGCCCAG GGCCTTGAACATGCCATTGCCGGCACTGGTTTATATGTGGTGAAGCCTGATGATGATTTGGAAGATGTTAAAGAATCAGCCATGGAAGATATGCGGTCTGTCATGAGCAGGATTGACAGGACTGGTGAGGGTGTTTGTGTACAGGCATCTACCCTTGGCTCCTTGGAAGCATTACTGGAGTTTTTGAAAACTCCAGAAGTGAGTATCCCAGTTAGTGGTATAAGCATAGGCCCTGTACATAAAAAGGATGTAATGAAGGCCAGTGTAATGCTTGAAAAAAAGCGAGAGTATGCAGCTATATTGGCATTTGATGTCAAAGTTACTCCTGAGGCTAGGGAATTGGCAGATGAATTGGGAGTGAAGATATTTATTGCTGATATCATTTATCATCTGTTTGACCAATTTAAAGCTTATATTGACAACATTAAGgaggagaaaaagagagaagctGCTGATGAGGCAGTCTTCCCATGTGTTATGAGTATCTTACCAAATTGCATTTTCAACAAGAAGGACCCAATTGTTTTGGGAGTTGATATCCTTGAAGGCATTTTAaag ATTGGGA
- the LOC100814640 gene encoding eukaryotic translation initiation factor 5B isoform X1, with translation MGKKKPTARDEENASQQGGGGKSKKKAVVIDDDEYSVGTELSEEQAPASEEKPAAAGKKKGKKGNAKAKNNDDDVDEDEDVSGIVFAGKKKGKNKKGGGSSAFTASGFDLLGDEEDDDEEKSGLTGEVDGEEEDEPVVSFTGKKKSSKKGGGSLFSASAFDDGEEEEDETVISFSGKKKSSRGSKNSASAFDAIDDDADGKVVDDKNDDVDDDDEPVISFTGKKKSSKGGKKGGSVFSAAVLGEIDDDEENKDDGGGDDDDDIGPITFSGKKRKSSKKAANSVSKGASVEEGDDKDEDDVSLVAFSGKKKSSKKKGSSAAAKASDENVDVVEPEAPSVGSTDAGNSNVNKSEEVAGNSKNKKKNKKKSGRTAQEEEDLDKLLAELGETPPVPKPTTLPQDDKVQPIPEVVPVADASGQKEGEEETVETAAAKKKKKKKEKEKEKKAAAAASAVGTAPENGTAEDKAEVIEPKKNDSKAKKAADKKVPKHVREMQEALARRQEAEERKKREEEERLRKEEEERRKQEELERQAEEARRRKKEREKEKLQKKKQEGKLLTGKQKEEARRLEAMRRQILNNTGGMTLPGGDSGAPPKKPIYQTKKVKPNNRNQNGAAAAAPAQTAETVEAKETDADLASEEPEKIEEVESVQVDDKVELLVADEDDGAEDDDEDEWDAKSWDDVNLNNKGAFADEEVDSEPKPIVKEIKNAVPAQNAGATKPVVEEIENGKQAKPHLNREPRKSAVPPKPSDENLRSPICCIMGHVDTGKTKLLDCIRGTNVQEGEAGGITQQIGATYFPAENIRERTKELKADAKLKVPGLLVIDTPGHESFTNLRSRGSGLCDIAILVVDIMHGLEQQTIESLNLLKMRNTEFIVALNKVSTYVLHFLECFFFLKKVFHTVLETLQVDRLYGWKTCRNAPIVKAMKQQTKDVQNEFNMRLTQIITEFKEQGLNTELYYKNKEMGETFSIVPTSAISGEGIPDLLLLLIQWTQKTMVEKLTYSEEVQCTVLEVKVVEGHGTTIDVVLVNGVLHEGEQIVVCGMQGPIVTTIRALLTPHPMKELRVKGTYLHHKEIKAAMGIKITAQGLEHAIAGTGLYVVKPDDDLEDVKESAMEDMRSVMSRIDRTGEGVCVQASTLGSLEALLEFLKTPEVSIPVSGISIGPVHKKDVMKASVMLEKKREYAAILAFDVKVTPEARELADELGVKIFIADIIYHLFDQFKAYIDNIKEEKKREAADEAVFPCVMSILPNCIFNKKDPIVLGVDILEGILKIGTPICIPSREFIDIGRIASIENNHKPVDYAKKGQKVAIKIVGSNSEEQQKMFGRHFEIDDELVSHISRRSIDILKTNYRDELNMEEWRLVVKLKNLFKIQ, from the exons ATGGGGAAGAAGAAGCCGACGGCGAGGGACGAAGAGAACGCGTCGCAGCAAGGCGGCGGCGGGAAATCGAAGAAGAAGGCGGTTGTCATCGACGACGATGAGTACTCCGTCGGAACTGAGCTCTCCGAGGAGCAGGCACCGGCGTCAGAGGAGAAACCCGCCGCGGCGGGAAAGAAGAAAGGTAAGAAAGGTAATGCTAAAGCTAAgaacaatgatgatgatgttgatgaGGATGAGGATGTTTCTGGAATTGTGTTTGCTGGGAAGAAGAAGGGGAAGAATAAGAAAGGTGGTGGGAGCAGTGCGTTCACTGCTTCTGGCTTTGATTTGCTTGGTGAcgaggaagatgatgatgaagagaAATCTGGGTTGACCGGTGAGGTTGATGGTGAGGAAGAGGATGAACCTGTGGTTAGTTTTACGGGGAAGAAGAAGTCATCCAAGAAAGGAGGTGGTAGTTTGTTCAGTGCATCTGCTTTTGATGATGGtgaggaggaggaggatgagACAGTGATTAGTTTTTCTGGCAAGAAGAAGTCCTCTAGAGGTTCGAAGAACTCTGCCTCGGCTTTTGATGCTATTGATGATGATGCGGATGGTAAGGTGGTGGATGATAAGAATGacgatgttgatgatgatgatgagccTGTTATTTCTTTCACTGGGAAGAAGAAGTCTTCCAAAGGGGGTAAGAAGGGTGGTTCTGTGTTTTCGGCTGCTGTTCTCGGTGAGATTGATGACGATGAGGAGAATAaggatgatggtggtggtgatgatgatgatgatattggACCGATCACTTTCTCTGGTAAGAAAAGGAAATCTTCCAAAAAGGCTGCTAATTCCGTTAGCAAAGGTGCTTCTGTTGAGGAAGGTGATGACAAGGATGAGGATGATGTTTCTTTAGTTGCATTTTCAGGTAAAAAGAAGTCTTCTAAAAAGAAGGGCAGTAGTGCTGCTGCCAAAGCGAGTGATGAAAATGTGGATGTAGTGGAGCCTGAGGCACCCAGTGTTGGTAGTACTGATGCTGGCAACAGCAATGTAAATAAGAGTGAAGAGGTCGCtggaaattctaaaaataaaaagaagaataagaagaagagtgGAAGAACTGCTCAAGAGGAGGAAGATTTGGACAAACTTCTTGCAGAGCTTGGTGAGACCCCTCCTGTACCCAAACCCACAACTCTACCCCAGGATGATAAAGTTCAGCCTATTCCTGAAGTAGTACCTGTTGCTGATGCTTCCGGGCAAAAGGAAGGTGAAGAGGAGACTGTAGAGACAGCTGctgcaaagaagaagaagaagaaaaaggaaaaggaaaaggagaagaagGCAGCTGCGGCAGCATCAGCCGTAGGAACTGCACCAGAAAATGGAACAGCAGAAGATAAAGCTGAGGTAATTGAACCGAAGAAGAATGATTCAAAGGCTAAAAAAGCGGCTGATAAGAAAGTGCCAAAGCATGTTAGGGAGATGCAAGAGGCACTAGCTCGAAGACAAGAGGctgaagaaaggaagaaaagagaagaggaGGAAAGGTTAAGGAAGGAGGAAGAGGAGCGTCGTAAGCAAGAGGAACTTGAGAGGCAAGCAGAAGAGGCTAGACGCAGaaagaaggaaagagaaaaggagaaactCCAGAAAAAAAAGCAAGAAGGTAAACTGTTAACTGGTAAGCAGAAGGAAGAAGCCCGCCGTCTGGAGGCAATGAGGAGGCAGATTCTCAATAACACAGGGGGCATGACTCTCCCTGGTGGGGACTCTGGTGCTCCACCCAAAAAACCCATATATCAAACGAAGAAGGTAAAACCAAATAATCGTAATCAGAAtggtgctgctgctgctgctccTGCTCAGACTGCTGAAACTGTTGAAGCAAAGGAGACTGATGCTGACCTTGCTTCAGAGGAACCAGAAAAGATTGAAGAAGTGGAGTCGGTCCAGGTGGATGACAAAGTTGAACTTCTTGtagctgatgaagatgatggGGCGGAAGATGATGACGAGGATGAATGGGATGCAAAAAGCTGGGATGATGTTAATCTGAATAACAAAGGTGCATTTGCTGATGAAGAGGTTGACTCAGAGCCTAAACCTATCGTCAAGGAGATTAAAAATGCTGTACCTGCTCAGAATGCTG GTGCTACTAAGCCTGTGGTtgaagaaattgaaaatggaaagcAGGCTAAGCCTCACTTGAATAGGGAACCAAGAAAGTCTGCTGTGCCTCCTAAGCCTAGTGATGAGAACCTCCGATCCCCAATTTGCTGTATCATGGGGCATGTCGATACTGGCAAAACCAAGCTGCTGGATTGTATTCGAGGTACTAATGTTCAGGAAGGTGAGGCTGGCGGCATCACACAACAGATTGGTGCTACATACTTCCCTGCTGAGAACATACGTGAAAGAACAAAGGAACTGAAAGCTGATGCAAAGCTGAAAGTTCCCGGTCTACTGGTTATTGATACCCCAGGGCATGAGTCATTTACTAACTTGAGGTCTCGGGGTTCAGGTCTATGTGATATTGCAATTTTGGTTGTTGACATTATGCATGGGTTAGAGCAACAAACAATAGAATCACTAAATCTATTAAAAATGAGGAATACAGAATTCATTGTTGCCTTGAATAAGGTGAGTACTTATGTCTTACACtttcttgagtgttttttttttttaaaaaaggtctTTCACACTGTTCTTGAAACATTGCAGGTTGACAGGCTTTATGGGTGGAAAACATGTCGCAATGCTCCAATTGTTAAAGCAATGAAGCAGCAGACTAAGGATGTCCAAAATGAGTTTAATATGAGGCTCACTCAG ATTATTACTGAATTCAAAGAACAAGGGCTGAATACCGAGTTGtattataaaaacaaagaaatgggAGAAACATTCAGCATTGTGCCTACAAGTGCAATAAG TGGTGAAGGAATTCCCgatttgttattactattgattcAATGGACCCAAAAAACAATGGTTGAGAAACTTACATACAGTGAAGAAGTGCAG TGCACTGTTTTAGAGGTGAAGGTAGTTGAAGGCCATGGAACTACTATTGATGTTGTTTTAGTTAATGGTGTTCTTCATGAAGGAGAACAAATAGTTGTCTGCGGAATGCAG GGTCCAATTGTTACCACAATTCGAGCTTTATTGACACCTCATCCGATGAAGGAACTTCGTGTCAAG GGAACATATCTTCATCACAAAGAAATCAAAGCTGCAATGGGTATAAAAATCACTGCCCAG GGCCTTGAACATGCCATTGCCGGCACTGGTTTATATGTGGTGAAGCCTGATGATGATTTGGAAGATGTTAAAGAATCAGCCATGGAAGATATGCGGTCTGTCATGAGCAGGATTGACAGGACTGGTGAGGGTGTTTGTGTACAGGCATCTACCCTTGGCTCCTTGGAAGCATTACTGGAGTTTTTGAAAACTCCAGAAGTGAGTATCCCAGTTAGTGGTATAAGCATAGGCCCTGTACATAAAAAGGATGTAATGAAGGCCAGTGTAATGCTTGAAAAAAAGCGAGAGTATGCAGCTATATTGGCATTTGATGTCAAAGTTACTCCTGAGGCTAGGGAATTGGCAGATGAATTGGGAGTGAAGATATTTATTGCTGATATCATTTATCATCTGTTTGACCAATTTAAAGCTTATATTGACAACATTAAGgaggagaaaaagagagaagctGCTGATGAGGCAGTCTTCCCATGTGTTATGAGTATCTTACCAAATTGCATTTTCAACAAGAAGGACCCAATTGTTTTGGGAGTTGATATCCTTGAAGGCATTTTAaag ATTGGGA